The following proteins are encoded in a genomic region of Rubrobacter xylanophilus DSM 9941:
- a CDS encoding CoA transferase subunit A, producing the protein MDKLTSLNEAVSELVRDGDSVALEGFTHLIPTAAAHEIIRQKKRDLTLIRMTPDLIYDQLIGMGCARKLVFSWGGNPGVGSLHRFRDAVENGWPQPLEIEEHSHAGMANRYVAGASGLPFAVLRGYKGTDLPEVTATVAPIRCPFTGEELMAVPALNPDVAVIHAQQADRRGNVIIWGISGIQKEAALSARRVIVTVEEVVESFEPEPFHVVIPSVAVDAVCEVPGGAYPSYAYGYYERDNAFYEAWDGISRDRERFRGWMERHVLGVRDFEEHLRSISKEEVIKA; encoded by the coding sequence TTGGATAAGCTGACCTCTCTAAACGAGGCGGTGTCGGAGCTGGTGCGCGACGGCGATTCGGTCGCGCTGGAGGGCTTTACGCACCTGATCCCCACCGCCGCCGCGCACGAGATCATCCGCCAGAAAAAGAGGGACCTCACCCTCATCCGCATGACCCCGGACCTCATCTACGACCAGCTGATCGGGATGGGGTGCGCGCGAAAGCTCGTCTTCAGCTGGGGCGGCAACCCGGGCGTGGGGAGCCTGCACCGCTTCCGGGACGCCGTGGAGAACGGCTGGCCGCAGCCCCTGGAGATAGAGGAGCACTCCCACGCGGGGATGGCCAACCGCTACGTGGCCGGGGCCTCGGGGCTGCCCTTCGCGGTCCTGAGGGGGTACAAGGGGACGGACCTCCCGGAGGTGACCGCCACGGTCGCCCCCATAAGGTGCCCGTTCACCGGCGAGGAGCTCATGGCCGTTCCCGCCCTCAACCCCGACGTTGCCGTCATCCACGCCCAGCAGGCCGACCGGCGGGGCAACGTCATCATCTGGGGCATCTCCGGCATCCAGAAGGAGGCGGCGCTCTCGGCGAGGCGGGTGATCGTCACCGTGGAGGAGGTGGTGGAGAGCTTCGAGCCCGAGCCCTTCCACGTCGTGATCCCCTCCGTGGCCGTGGACGCCGTCTGCGAGGTGCCGGGCGGTGCGTACCCCTCCTACGCGTACGGCTACTACGAGCGCGACAACGCCTTCTACGAGGCGTGGGACGGGATAAGCCGCGACCGCGAGCGCTTCCGGGGGTGGATGGAGCGGCACGTGCTGGGGGTGAGGGACTTCGAGGAGCATCTGAGGAGCATCAGCAAGGAAGAGGTGATAAAGGCTTGA
- a CDS encoding LysR family transcriptional regulator, translating to MELRHLRYFVAVAEEMSFNRAARRLRMAQPPLSTQIRQLEKELGVRLFDRTSRGVRLTEAGTLLLEEARRLFVQLDQTTRAVQRVGHGEVGRLALGFVPSATNEVLPPILREFTNRFPGVELFLREMRPDMVVQRLHEQQIDAGFLFLPLEDAALHVECISREPLVLALPEAHPLASRRQVRLQEVSEEPFVLPARYPMPGLYGQVTAACRAAGFEPKAVQKDVWLMQTIVGLVAGGLGVALVPASVRNLNRKGVAYRPVRGLSPSVELGMVWRREARGAVLDAFLQVAREVSARRGPRAGRGAEEDNGAAIEQGREAQGGKT from the coding sequence ATGGAGCTGCGGCACCTGCGCTACTTCGTTGCGGTCGCGGAGGAGATGAGCTTCAACCGCGCGGCCCGGCGGCTGCGGATGGCCCAGCCGCCGCTCAGCACCCAGATCAGGCAGCTCGAGAAGGAGCTGGGGGTGAGGCTGTTCGACCGGACGAGCCGGGGGGTGAGGCTCACGGAGGCCGGGACGCTCCTGCTGGAGGAGGCGCGGCGGCTGTTCGTGCAGCTGGACCAGACGACCCGGGCGGTGCAGCGGGTGGGGCACGGGGAGGTGGGCCGGCTGGCGCTGGGGTTCGTACCCTCTGCAACCAACGAGGTGCTCCCCCCCATCCTGCGCGAGTTCACGAACCGTTTTCCGGGGGTGGAGCTGTTCCTGCGCGAGATGCGCCCGGACATGGTGGTGCAGCGGCTGCACGAGCAGCAGATCGACGCGGGGTTTCTGTTCCTGCCGCTGGAGGACGCCGCGCTGCACGTGGAGTGCATCTCGCGGGAGCCACTGGTGCTCGCGCTGCCCGAGGCGCACCCCCTGGCCTCGCGGAGGCAGGTGCGGCTGCAGGAGGTCTCGGAGGAGCCGTTCGTCCTCCCGGCCCGCTACCCCATGCCCGGCCTGTACGGCCAGGTCACGGCGGCCTGCCGGGCGGCGGGCTTCGAGCCCAAGGCGGTGCAGAAGGACGTCTGGCTGATGCAGACGATCGTGGGGCTCGTGGCGGGCGGGCTGGGGGTGGCCCTGGTCCCGGCCTCCGTCCGCAACCTCAACCGCAAGGGGGTGGCGTACCGGCCGGTGCGGGGGCTCTCCCCGAGCGTGGAGCTGGGGATGGTGTGGCGCCGGGAGGCGCGCGGGGCCGTACTGGACGCGTTCCTGCAGGTAGCGCGGGAGGTCTCCGCGAGGAGGGGGCCGCGAGCGGGGAGGGGCGCGGAAGAGGATAATGGGGCGGCGATCGAGCAAGGGAGAGAAGCGCAGGGAGGGAAGACTTGA
- a CDS encoding 5-methyltetrahydropteroyltriglutamate--homocysteine S-methyltransferase, which produces MRRDEPPFRADHVGSLLRPPELLKAREEFAAGRISEEELRRAEDAAIRDAVRMQEEIGLQSATDGEFRRASWHMDFIYQLGGIERAEDSLKVSFRNERGVIEFTPAALKVSGRIHLQHTIFAEAFLFLKEQVSTATPKLTIPSPSMVHYRGGRAAIDERVYPEMDGFWEDLAAAYADEIRALGELGCTYLQLDDTSLAYLNDPRQREHIAALGGDAEHQHEIYIRTINRALEGRPEGMTVTTHMCRGNFRSSWAAEGGYDFVAEALFNELEVDGFFLEYDDARSGGFEPLRFVPPGKMVVLGLVTTKRGDLENKDDLKRRIEEASRYVPLEQLCISPQCGFSSTVEGNELTREQQAAKLRLVVETAEKVWG; this is translated from the coding sequence TTGAGACGCGACGAGCCACCGTTTCGCGCGGACCACGTGGGCAGCCTGCTGCGCCCGCCGGAGCTTCTGAAGGCCAGGGAGGAGTTCGCGGCGGGCCGCATCTCCGAGGAGGAGCTGCGCCGGGCGGAGGACGCGGCGATCAGGGACGCCGTGAGGATGCAGGAGGAGATCGGGCTGCAATCCGCCACCGACGGCGAGTTCCGCCGGGCCTCGTGGCACATGGACTTCATCTACCAGCTCGGCGGGATAGAGCGCGCCGAGGACAGCTTGAAGGTGAGCTTCCGCAACGAGCGGGGCGTCATCGAGTTCACCCCCGCCGCGCTCAAGGTGTCCGGAAGGATCCACCTGCAGCACACGATCTTCGCCGAAGCCTTTCTGTTCCTGAAGGAGCAGGTGAGCACCGCCACGCCCAAGCTCACCATCCCCTCGCCGAGCATGGTGCACTACCGCGGCGGGCGGGCGGCGATAGACGAGCGGGTCTACCCGGAGATGGACGGTTTCTGGGAGGATCTCGCCGCCGCCTACGCCGACGAGATACGGGCCCTCGGCGAGCTGGGCTGCACCTACCTGCAGCTCGACGACACCAGCCTCGCCTACCTCAACGACCCCAGGCAGCGCGAGCACATAGCCGCCCTGGGCGGCGACGCCGAGCACCAGCACGAGATCTACATTCGCACCATCAACAGGGCTCTCGAGGGCAGGCCCGAGGGCATGACCGTAACCACCCATATGTGCCGCGGCAACTTTCGCTCCTCCTGGGCCGCCGAGGGCGGCTACGACTTCGTGGCCGAGGCCCTCTTCAACGAGCTGGAGGTCGACGGCTTCTTCCTGGAGTACGACGACGCCCGCTCCGGGGGCTTCGAGCCCCTCCGCTTCGTCCCGCCGGGCAAGATGGTGGTGCTGGGGCTGGTGACCACCAAGCGGGGCGACCTGGAGAACAAGGACGACCTGAAACGGCGCATAGAGGAGGCGAGCCGCTACGTCCCCCTCGAGCAGCTCTGCATCTCGCCGCAGTGCGGCTTCTCCTCCACTGTGGAGGGCAACGAGCTCACCCGCGAGCAGCAGGCCGCCAAGCTGCGGCTGGTGGTGGAGACGGCAGAAAAGGTCTGGGGATAA
- a CDS encoding MFS transporter, giving the protein MAFASFIGSTVEWYDFFIYGTATALVFGQLFFPSANPLASTLAAFATFGVGFLFRPLGGAFFGHFGDRIGRKAMLVITLLVMGTATVLIGFLPTYAQVGVLAPVLLVTLRAIQGFSVGGEWAGGSLMVIEHAPPGRRGFYGAFPQIGPSAGTLLSAGVFAIVSALPEEQFLSWGWRIPFILSAIVVAVGLFIRLRIAESPIFERVKETRTEARMPIVDVFRAYGKNIVLIMGMRLAINTIYYGATVYALSYATEQLGIANSTMLTMILITAAIGFVSKPVYGAISDMIGRRPIYFAGAIVGALISFPFFWALETRSIILIFLAYVVAINVAHNLIDAIEASFYPELFGTRTRYSGAALGHQLGAAITGFTPLIAGALSAAGGWPLVAGYFTVACLVSVVCVYLATETFRKDIAEMESTEQQIAAEPRVQ; this is encoded by the coding sequence GTGGCCTTTGCAAGCTTCATAGGGTCCACCGTCGAGTGGTACGACTTCTTCATCTACGGGACGGCGACGGCCCTGGTCTTCGGCCAGCTGTTTTTCCCGAGCGCGAACCCGCTCGCCAGCACGCTGGCGGCGTTCGCGACGTTCGGGGTCGGGTTCCTGTTCCGGCCGCTCGGTGGGGCGTTCTTCGGGCACTTCGGGGACAGGATCGGGCGCAAGGCCATGCTGGTCATCACGCTGCTGGTGATGGGCACGGCTACCGTCCTCATCGGTTTCCTGCCGACGTACGCGCAGGTGGGGGTGCTCGCGCCTGTACTGCTCGTAACCTTGCGGGCGATACAGGGATTCTCGGTCGGGGGCGAGTGGGCTGGCGGGTCGCTCATGGTGATCGAGCACGCGCCTCCCGGACGCAGGGGCTTCTATGGCGCGTTCCCCCAGATCGGGCCGTCTGCCGGGACGCTGCTCTCCGCGGGCGTCTTCGCCATAGTCTCGGCGCTGCCCGAGGAGCAGTTCCTCTCCTGGGGCTGGCGCATACCGTTCATCCTGAGCGCGATCGTGGTGGCGGTCGGGCTCTTTATCCGGCTCAGGATCGCCGAGTCGCCGATCTTCGAGCGGGTCAAGGAGACCCGCACCGAGGCGAGGATGCCGATCGTGGACGTCTTCCGGGCGTACGGCAAGAACATAGTCCTCATCATGGGCATGCGCCTGGCGATAAACACCATCTACTACGGCGCGACCGTCTACGCCCTCTCCTACGCGACCGAGCAACTCGGCATCGCCAACTCGACGATGCTGACCATGATCCTGATAACCGCCGCTATCGGCTTCGTGAGCAAGCCGGTGTACGGCGCGATCTCGGACATGATCGGGCGGCGCCCGATCTACTTCGCGGGCGCGATCGTTGGGGCGCTCATATCCTTCCCGTTCTTCTGGGCGCTGGAGACCCGGTCGATCATCCTGATCTTCCTGGCCTACGTCGTCGCCATCAACGTCGCGCACAACCTGATCGACGCGATCGAGGCGTCTTTCTACCCCGAACTCTTCGGCACGCGCACCCGCTACAGCGGCGCGGCGCTCGGCCACCAGCTCGGAGCGGCCATCACCGGCTTCACCCCGCTCATCGCGGGTGCGCTCTCAGCGGCGGGCGGCTGGCCGCTGGTCGCCGGGTACTTTACGGTGGCCTGTCTCGTCTCCGTCGTCTGCGTCTACCTCGCCACGGAGACTTTCCGCAAGGACATAGCCGAGATGGAATCCACCGAACAGCAGATCGCAGCCGAACCCAGGGTCCAGTAG
- a CDS encoding type II 3-dehydroquinate dehydratase, protein MVRVFVLNGVNLGALGARRPEVYGTLTLGDIERRLRERFPEVEFDFRQTDHEGEMVGFVREARESDGVVINPGAWTHYSYALHDALETIEGVPKVEVHLSNVHAREPWRRHSVISPAVDAVVAGMGPYGYEAAVGYLLRGAEARRGDPSEVNP, encoded by the coding sequence GTGGTCAGGGTATTCGTTCTCAACGGCGTAAATCTCGGCGCTCTCGGAGCGCGCCGTCCGGAGGTCTATGGGACGCTCACGCTCGGGGACATAGAGCGGAGGCTGCGCGAGAGGTTCCCCGAGGTCGAATTCGACTTCCGGCAGACGGACCACGAGGGGGAGATGGTCGGCTTCGTGCGCGAGGCGAGGGAGAGCGACGGGGTAGTCATCAACCCCGGCGCCTGGACCCACTACTCCTACGCCCTCCACGACGCCCTGGAGACGATCGAGGGGGTGCCCAAGGTGGAGGTCCACCTCTCCAACGTGCACGCCCGGGAGCCCTGGCGACGCCACTCCGTGATCTCGCCCGCCGTGGACGCCGTGGTGGCCGGCATGGGTCCCTACGGCTACGAGGCCGCCGTCGGCTATCTGCTGCGGGGGGCGGAGGCGCGGCGCGGTGATCCCTCGGAGGTGAACCCATGA
- a CDS encoding zinc-binding dehydrogenase: protein MKAFVKTGSRPGEAGVAELPAPRPGPGEVLLRVAACGVCGSDVHAFRSDPGFEWISTPVTLGHEFAGTVEALGPGVERVAPGDRVVAVAIQGCGRCELCLAGLTQLCPDRVAVGLSRDGGMAEYAVMPEGHLVSVPEGLDLTLAALCEPLSVAVRAVDARAGIAPEGKVVVSGPGPIGILCAMVARLRGADVLLTGIGQDAEVRLPAAERAGIRAANLSEASLEEHLRDAFGRPPDVWIESSGSVRALESALESVRAGGTVVVVGIYAERLNLFPTDAVRRELSLLFSYSCNLADYRTALELLASGDLDLGPLISTHRLEEAPDALEAVAAGRTVKAVLVP from the coding sequence ATGAAGGCCTTCGTAAAGACGGGTTCCCGTCCCGGGGAGGCCGGGGTCGCGGAGCTGCCGGCACCGCGGCCTGGTCCCGGCGAGGTGCTGCTGCGGGTGGCCGCCTGCGGGGTCTGCGGGAGCGACGTGCACGCCTTCAGGTCGGACCCGGGGTTCGAGTGGATAAGTACGCCTGTAACGCTCGGGCACGAGTTCGCCGGCACCGTGGAAGCCCTCGGTCCGGGCGTGGAGCGGGTGGCCCCTGGAGACCGGGTCGTCGCGGTGGCGATACAGGGCTGCGGCCGGTGCGAGCTCTGCCTCGCGGGCCTGACGCAGCTGTGCCCGGACCGCGTGGCCGTAGGGCTCTCGCGCGACGGGGGGATGGCGGAGTATGCAGTCATGCCCGAGGGGCACCTCGTCTCCGTGCCGGAGGGCCTGGATCTCACGCTTGCCGCCCTGTGCGAGCCGCTATCAGTCGCCGTGCGCGCCGTGGACGCGCGGGCGGGCATCGCGCCGGAGGGGAAGGTGGTGGTCTCCGGGCCCGGGCCCATAGGCATCCTCTGCGCGATGGTGGCGAGGCTGCGCGGGGCCGACGTGCTCCTCACCGGTATCGGCCAGGACGCGGAGGTGCGCCTTCCCGCGGCGGAGCGTGCCGGCATAAGAGCGGCGAACCTGAGCGAGGCGTCGCTGGAGGAGCACCTGCGGGACGCCTTCGGCAGGCCCCCGGACGTTTGGATCGAGAGCTCCGGCTCGGTGAGGGCGCTCGAGTCGGCGCTGGAGAGCGTGCGCGCGGGCGGGACGGTTGTTGTGGTCGGCATCTACGCGGAGAGGCTCAACCTCTTCCCCACCGACGCGGTGCGCAGGGAGTTGAGCCTGCTCTTCAGCTACTCCTGCAACCTCGCCGACTACCGGACGGCCCTGGAGTTGCTCGCGAGCGGCGACCTCGACCTCGGGCCGCTCATCTCGACCCACAGGCTAGAGGAGGCGCCCGATGCGCTCGAGGCGGTCGCCGCGGGACGGACCGTGAAGGCGGTGCTCGTCCCGTGA
- a CDS encoding sugar phosphate isomerase/epimerase family protein encodes MRASREIGIDHLTMLDVSPPELVSVAHEAGFDAVSPRVLASTPEEEPWPMSPGSPMLEETARRLEETGVRALSVEVVRIGPGTTREDYEAALEAGARLGARYVTVNSDDPDLDRTSETFAALVADARPYGLRPVIEPIPYTRVSNLEEAVYVAERSGGGGVLLDALHFRRYGGRIEALLSLDPALLSYVQLCDAPLEPPSGLMRPRRLPRGQSTDGTDLQLESRAMRLLPGDGELPLAELLAALPKEMAVSVEAPVLSLLNTMPPVEFARRARRAVENVLHRAQSA; translated from the coding sequence GTGAGGGCCTCCCGCGAGATAGGGATAGACCACCTCACGATGCTCGACGTCTCACCCCCCGAGCTGGTGAGCGTTGCCCACGAGGCGGGCTTTGACGCGGTGAGTCCGCGCGTCCTGGCTTCAACCCCGGAGGAGGAGCCCTGGCCCATGAGCCCGGGCTCTCCCATGCTGGAAGAAACCGCGCGCCGGCTGGAGGAGACGGGGGTACGGGCGCTCAGCGTGGAGGTCGTCCGCATAGGTCCCGGGACGACGCGCGAGGACTACGAGGCAGCCCTCGAGGCCGGGGCGAGGCTCGGGGCCCGCTACGTCACCGTCAATTCGGACGACCCGGATCTGGACCGCACGAGCGAGACCTTCGCTGCCCTCGTCGCCGACGCGCGCCCCTACGGCCTGCGGCCCGTCATCGAGCCGATCCCGTACACCCGCGTCTCCAACCTCGAGGAGGCGGTCTACGTCGCAGAACGCTCCGGTGGCGGCGGCGTCCTGCTGGATGCGCTGCACTTTCGGCGCTACGGCGGCCGGATCGAGGCGCTCCTCTCGCTCGACCCGGCCCTGCTCTCCTACGTGCAGCTCTGCGACGCGCCGCTGGAGCCGCCCTCCGGCCTGATGCGTCCCCGCAGGCTGCCGCGCGGGCAGTCCACGGACGGCACCGACCTGCAGCTCGAGAGCCGGGCGATGCGCCTCTTGCCGGGAGACGGCGAGCTGCCGCTGGCCGAGCTTCTGGCCGCGTTGCCGAAAGAAATGGCCGTCAGCGTGGAGGCACCGGTACTTTCGCTGCTGAATACCATGCCCCCCGTGGAATTCGCTCGGCGTGCTCGCCGGGCCGTCGAGAACGTACTTCACAGGGCGCAGTCTGCCTAA
- a CDS encoding tyrosine-type recombinase/integrase: MAKKKRGNGQGTVYKRRNKDGKVIGYRGSYFAPDGKRRYVSGKTKTEAQRLLRQAMADADRGLVFDAGKLTVGEYLDRWLEDSVRDTVRQRTYERYEQISRVHIKPALGRIKLAALTPVHVRGLYRERLDAGLSSRTVRYIHTTLHKALEAAVVDGLIPRNVASTVKAPCPRGPDIRPLSQEQSRKFLEVAREDRFYALYVLALHCGLREGELLGLKWEDVDLEGGTLQVRRTLSETRTGHKFELPKNGKGRSIKLSRRAVEALRSHRRRQNEERLRVGSLWQDNDLVFPTTTGTTMRATNLLGRHFKPLLEKAGLPAIRLHDLRHTCATILLVAGKHPKYVQELLGHASISITLDIYSHVIERMDGGLAEAMDEAL; the protein is encoded by the coding sequence ATGGCGAAGAAGAAGCGTGGCAACGGTCAGGGCACCGTCTATAAGCGCAGGAACAAGGACGGGAAGGTCATTGGCTACCGCGGCAGCTACTTCGCGCCGGACGGCAAGCGCCGGTACGTGTCGGGCAAGACCAAGACGGAGGCGCAGCGGCTGCTGAGACAGGCGATGGCGGACGCGGACCGCGGGCTCGTCTTCGACGCCGGTAAGCTGACCGTAGGGGAGTACCTGGACCGTTGGCTTGAGGACTCTGTGAGGGACACGGTGCGCCAGCGCACATACGAGCGGTACGAGCAGATCTCGCGGGTGCACATCAAGCCTGCACTGGGGCGCATCAAGTTGGCTGCCCTGACCCCTGTCCACGTGCGCGGGCTCTACCGCGAGAGGTTGGACGCAGGGCTCAGCTCCCGAACCGTCCGCTACATCCACACCACACTGCACAAGGCGCTGGAGGCGGCCGTTGTGGACGGCCTGATCCCACGCAACGTGGCGTCTACCGTCAAAGCGCCTTGTCCTCGAGGGCCGGATATCAGACCGCTCTCTCAGGAGCAGTCGCGCAAGTTTCTGGAGGTGGCGCGAGAAGACAGGTTTTATGCCCTCTACGTGCTCGCGCTGCACTGCGGGCTCCGGGAGGGCGAACTGCTGGGCCTGAAATGGGAGGACGTTGACCTGGAGGGTGGCACACTCCAGGTGCGCAGGACGCTTTCGGAGACTCGCACGGGGCACAAATTCGAGCTGCCCAAGAACGGCAAGGGCCGCTCTATAAAACTCTCCCGGAGGGCCGTGGAAGCCCTCAGAAGCCACCGCAGGCGCCAGAACGAGGAGAGGCTGAGGGTGGGCTCCCTGTGGCAGGACAACGACCTCGTGTTCCCTACCACGACCGGAACGACCATGAGGGCTACGAATCTCTTGGGTCGGCACTTCAAGCCGCTCCTTGAGAAGGCCGGGCTACCCGCCATCCGGCTCCATGACTTGAGGCACACTTGCGCTACAATACTCCTCGTGGCAGGCAAGCACCCCAAATACGTCCAGGAGCTCCTGGGGCACGCCAGCATCTCTATCACGCTGGACATCTACAGCCACGTGATAGAGAGGATGGATGGCGGCCTCGCTGAGGCTATGGACGAGGCCCTTTGA
- a CDS encoding helix-turn-helix domain-containing protein: MEVSDTKLRRLRRERAWSVRELSERAGVSTETIYSLEHGRREWAWPRTVRKLAEALEVEPKELLKGGEG, translated from the coding sequence ATGGAAGTGAGCGACACGAAGCTGCGGCGGTTGAGGCGGGAGAGGGCCTGGAGCGTCCGGGAGCTTAGCGAGAGGGCAGGCGTGTCTACGGAGACGATCTACAGCCTGGAGCATGGCCGGAGGGAGTGGGCGTGGCCGCGTACGGTCCGCAAGCTGGCCGAGGCTCTGGAGGTGGAGCCCAAAGAGCTGCTGAAGGGAGGGGAGGGGTAG
- a CDS encoding DUF5615 family PIN-like protein, producing the protein MRLILDAHVSGPVVGEALKREGHDIFAVDQRPDLEGLSDENLLALAVEEGRVLVTANVRHFLPLLRQMSVRGESHPGCILIPRSVRSEDFGAIINGTLKLLECTSQEDWIDRVAWIPK; encoded by the coding sequence TTGCGCCTCATCCTCGACGCCCATGTCTCCGGGCCCGTGGTCGGAGAGGCCCTGAAGCGGGAAGGACACGACATATTCGCGGTGGACCAGCGCCCCGACCTCGAAGGGCTGTCCGATGAGAACCTCCTTGCTCTGGCGGTGGAGGAGGGACGGGTGCTGGTTACGGCGAATGTACGGCACTTCTTGCCGCTGCTGAGGCAGATGAGCGTTCGGGGAGAGTCCCATCCCGGCTGCATCCTCATACCCCGGAGCGTAAGGAGCGAAGACTTCGGAGCCATCATCAACGGGACTTTGAAGCTGTTGGAGTGCACCTCTCAGGAAGATTGGATAGACCGGGTGGCGTGGATCCCTAAGTAA
- a CDS encoding ATP-binding protein, with amino-acid sequence MQTVGRELLEAVAAMRPSPPPRRVDPRRNGHKEFDLEGWIKNHRVPVKREGPWQGTPGGYRWVLEECPWNGHTDNAAYIVRFASGAIAAGCHHNSCQGYGWRALREHYEPGAHEQGSAKKAAGDGEEPGDPDGAENKKPTQAELLIRYAEGAELFHTPDGEAHATIRLADHGDTWPLKSRRFTQWLLRQFYEEMGKAPSAQALADARATIGARAVFDGPEKPVFTRIAGYERAVYLDLCNDSWEAVEITASGWRIVPEPPVKFVRKDNAAALPRPLTGGSVEELRPLLNVRAEEDFRLLVAWLIGALNPDGPYPALVLQGEQGSAKSTTVRVLRSLVDPAVEPLRAPPRDERDLAIAASGNWTPALDNLSGIKGWLSDALCRLATGGGFATRELYSDDREVLFSAKRPVILNGIDSLAVAGDLRDRSLIIELPSIPPEKKRTEREFYRELEEVHPKVLGALLEAVSAALRNRDRTRLEELPRMADFAVWVAAAEEALPWEAGAFLAAYTGNRAEANELALGDDPVAVAVRSLLER; translated from the coding sequence ATGCAGACGGTAGGTCGGGAACTGCTGGAGGCTGTAGCCGCCATGCGCCCTTCTCCTCCACCCCGGCGCGTCGATCCCCGGCGCAACGGACACAAGGAGTTCGACCTCGAAGGCTGGATCAAAAATCATCGTGTCCCGGTGAAGCGCGAGGGTCCCTGGCAGGGGACCCCCGGCGGTTACCGCTGGGTGCTCGAGGAGTGCCCCTGGAACGGCCACACAGACAACGCGGCCTACATAGTCCGGTTTGCAAGCGGCGCCATAGCCGCCGGCTGCCACCACAACTCCTGCCAGGGCTACGGCTGGCGCGCGCTGAGGGAGCATTACGAGCCTGGCGCCCACGAGCAGGGCTCCGCCAAGAAGGCCGCCGGCGATGGTGAAGAGCCCGGCGATCCCGACGGTGCAGAGAACAAGAAACCCACCCAGGCGGAGCTCCTCATCCGCTACGCCGAAGGAGCGGAGCTCTTCCACACCCCGGACGGGGAGGCCCACGCCACGATCCGGCTGGCCGACCACGGGGATACCTGGCCCTTGAAGAGCCGGCGCTTCACCCAGTGGCTGCTGAGGCAGTTCTACGAGGAGATGGGCAAGGCCCCTTCGGCCCAGGCCCTCGCGGATGCGCGGGCCACCATCGGAGCCCGCGCGGTCTTCGACGGCCCCGAGAAGCCGGTCTTCACCCGGATAGCAGGGTACGAGCGAGCGGTCTACCTGGACCTGTGCAACGACTCGTGGGAGGCGGTGGAGATCACCGCTTCGGGGTGGCGCATCGTCCCCGAGCCGCCGGTGAAGTTCGTCCGCAAGGACAACGCCGCCGCGCTACCGCGTCCTCTAACGGGCGGAAGCGTCGAGGAGCTAAGGCCGCTTTTGAACGTCCGCGCCGAAGAAGACTTCAGGCTCCTGGTGGCCTGGCTCATCGGAGCTTTAAACCCCGACGGCCCCTATCCCGCGCTGGTCTTGCAGGGCGAGCAGGGCTCCGCCAAGAGCACCACCGTCAGGGTGCTCCGCTCCCTGGTGGACCCGGCCGTGGAACCGCTCCGCGCACCACCCCGCGACGAGCGGGACCTCGCCATAGCCGCCTCCGGCAACTGGACACCGGCCCTGGACAACCTGAGCGGCATCAAGGGCTGGCTCTCCGACGCCCTGTGCAGGCTCGCCACCGGAGGAGGGTTCGCCACCCGCGAGCTCTACTCCGATGACAGGGAGGTCCTCTTCAGCGCCAAGCGGCCGGTGATCCTCAACGGCATAGACTCCCTGGCCGTCGCAGGCGACCTGCGAGACCGCAGCCTCATAATCGAGCTGCCGAGCATACCGCCGGAGAAGAAGCGCACCGAGCGGGAGTTCTACCGGGAGTTGGAGGAGGTACACCCGAAGGTGCTCGGGGCCCTACTGGAGGCCGTCAGCGCCGCCCTCAGAAACCGGGACCGGACGAGGCTCGAGGAGCTGCCGCGCATGGCGGACTTCGCCGTGTGGGTAGCCGCCGCGGAGGAGGCTCTGCCGTGGGAGGCCGGCGCCTTTCTGGCCGCCTACACCGGCAACCGCGCCGAAGCCAACGAGCTGGCCCTGGGCGATGACCCGGTGGCCGTGGCCGTGCGATCCCTCCTGGAACGCTAG